GGGCTTGGGACCCAGATATGGGGGCTTTTCGCCATCCTCTCGCTTTTGGCGGGAAGCCTTTTCGTCCTCCTCATGCTGGAGGTGCTCTGGCGCTAAAGGTTCCTCGGACCCCCCTTTGGAGAACGGTATGCGTGCGACCGGTGTCCCTCTTAAAACCGTAGCCCTCCCCACGGAGCATGGGGGTTGGGGGTTCACCCTGGAACCCATCCTCCTGGGCCTGTTGCTCTCCCCCGGACCCCACACCCTGGGGCTTGCCCTCCTGGGCCTCTTCGGCTTCCTGGCCCGGCACCCCTTGAAGCTGGTCTACCAGGACCTTAGAAAGGGAAAGCGCTACCCCCGTACCCAGCTGGCTTTGAAGGTGGGCGGGGCCTATTCGATCCTGGCCCTTCTGGGCCTTCTCCTGGCCACCTGGACCGCCCAAGGCCCTTTCCTTCTTCCCCTTTTACTAGCCCTGCCCTTAGGGGCCTACATGCTTTGGGCGGACGCCTCAAACCGCTCCCGCGATCTTTTCCCTGAGATGGCCGCCGCCTTAGCCATGGCCTCCTTGGCCCCAGCGGGGGTGCTGGCGGGGGGCTTGGGGCTGGAGATCGCTTTGGGAAGCTTTCTGGCCTTGGCCCTGAGGGACGTGGCCGCCCTCTACTACGCCCGCACCCAGGTGCTCAGGGCCCGGGGAAGAAACCCCAAGCTTCACCCTGCCCACCTGGCCCTTTGGGCCTCCTCCCTCCTCGCCCTTCTTCTTCAAGGACAGGGGCTTCTGCCCGCTCCCACCACCCTTGCCCTCCTCCTCCTGGCCCTATATGGCAGTTTGGCCCTCACAAGACCACCGGTGGAGGCCCGGATCATCGGCTGGACGCAGATGGGCTTTGGCCTCCTGGTGGTCCTGGCCACGGCTTTGGGCTATACCCTCCAAGGCCTCCCCACGGCTCTCCTTGGGATACCGGCCCTGCACCGGTTTCTGGGGTGGTTCTTGGTGGGGCTAGCCTTTTTGGTTGGTCTTTACCTTCTTCTGCGGAGAGAGGTGAACCTGCCTGTGCGCATCCTCCTGGGCCTCTACGACCTGAATGCCCTCATGGGCCTCCTCTACCTGGCCTTTTTCTGGAAGCCTCTCCCTCACCCTCTCCTGGCCCTCACGGGCGTGGTCCTCCTTCACCTCCTCCTGAGAAAACCCTATCCCTGGCCCGGGGTTGGCTTTCTCCTCCTGGGATTCCTCCTTCTTTGGCACTGAAGCCCATGGTGGGGGAAAACACCCTTATCCCCTCCAAATCCCGGGAAAATAAAGGCATGAGGAAAGCCTGGGGGATTTTCCTCCTTCTTCCCTTGGCGGGGGCCCTCTACGCCCTGTGGAGCCAGCCCGTACCGCTTTGGGGTAGGTCAGAGGAGGCGGCTTGGGAACTGGTCCAGGCGCCTCCTGAACGCCTGCAGGAGGTTTACACCAAGGCCCATCCCGCCGTCTTGCGCATAGATGGCCCCGAGGGAAGCCGGGGCACGGGGTTCTTCTACCGGGAGGGCTTTGTCCTCACCGCCTACCACGTGGTGGCGGAGGGGGGGCCCTACACCCTGGTGCTTTCCAACCGCAGGCGGGCCACGGCCACCCTTCTGGGCTTCGCCGAGCCCATGGACCTGGCGGTCCTGGCCACGGAGGCCCAAGCCCTCGCCCTTCTTCCCCTGGAAACCCAAAGGCGCCCCCAGGTGGGAGAGGCCGTCCTGCACATCGGCAACGGCCGGGGCCAGTTCATCGCCCCCCGCTACGGGCGCATCACCCAAACCTCCGTGGACCCCTCTCCCTTCCTGCCCTCAGGCCTGGTGGAAACCAGCCTGCCCCTCTCCCCAGGGGATTCGGGTGGACCCGTGCTGGACCTGGAGGGGAAAGTACTGGGGGTGGCGGTGGCCATAGGCCAGACGGAGGAGGGCTTCCGGAGCTTCTTCACCCCGCTTCTTAACCGGAGCCAGGCCCTGGCGGAGATGGAAGGGGGCAAACGGAGCTACTGGCCCTATCTGGGCCTGAGGGGTCCCAGGGGCTTAACCCCACAGCTGGCCCGGGAGCTGGGCCTGCCCCCGGGTGGGGTGCTGGTGGGCGAGGTGGTGCCGGGCGGGGCCGCCCACCGGGCAGGGCTAAGGGGCCTGGAAGCGGGAGGGGTGCCGGATGTGATCCTCGAGGTCAACGGGGTGCCCGTGAATAGCTTTGAAGACCTCCTGCGGGAGGTACGCCGCTATGGGGTGGGGGAACGGGTCCGCCTCACCGTGCGCCGGGGTGGGGAGATCTTCGGGGTGGAGGTGGAACTCGCCCCCTTCCCTGGGCGGTAGTCAGCCCATGAGGTCCCGGTAGGCGGGAATCCCTGGGGCGCCTTTCGCCAGGAGCACCGCCCGGAGGATGGCCCGGGTTACGGCATCGGCGGCGTAGGCCCCCAGGCGCAAAAGGAGGTAGGGCTCTACCCCTTTGCCCTC
This sequence is a window from Thermus caldifontis. Protein-coding genes within it:
- a CDS encoding S1C family serine protease, giving the protein MRKAWGIFLLLPLAGALYALWSQPVPLWGRSEEAAWELVQAPPERLQEVYTKAHPAVLRIDGPEGSRGTGFFYREGFVLTAYHVVAEGGPYTLVLSNRRRATATLLGFAEPMDLAVLATEAQALALLPLETQRRPQVGEAVLHIGNGRGQFIAPRYGRITQTSVDPSPFLPSGLVETSLPLSPGDSGGPVLDLEGKVLGVAVAIGQTEEGFRSFFTPLLNRSQALAEMEGGKRSYWPYLGLRGPRGLTPQLARELGLPPGGVLVGEVVPGGAAHRAGLRGLEAGGVPDVILEVNGVPVNSFEDLLREVRRYGVGERVRLTVRRGGEIFGVEVELAPFPGR
- a CDS encoding YwiC-like family protein; this encodes MRATGVPLKTVALPTEHGGWGFTLEPILLGLLLSPGPHTLGLALLGLFGFLARHPLKLVYQDLRKGKRYPRTQLALKVGGAYSILALLGLLLATWTAQGPFLLPLLLALPLGAYMLWADASNRSRDLFPEMAAALAMASLAPAGVLAGGLGLEIALGSFLALALRDVAALYYARTQVLRARGRNPKLHPAHLALWASSLLALLLQGQGLLPAPTTLALLLLALYGSLALTRPPVEARIIGWTQMGFGLLVVLATALGYTLQGLPTALLGIPALHRFLGWFLVGLAFLVGLYLLLRREVNLPVRILLGLYDLNALMGLLYLAFFWKPLPHPLLALTGVVLLHLLLRKPYPWPGVGFLLLGFLLLWH